TATACGATTATATACATTCTGCATATTATGGAGAAATAGTCTTAATTGATGAAATTGATTTAAGTATACATGATATATATTTAAATAAATTAATTGAATTTTTAGGAAAAATGGGAAAAGGTCAGTTTATTTTTACAGTACATAATATAAGTTTATTAGATACACTTAAAAAATTTAAAAAATCTATATTTTTTATAAATGATAATCAAGAAATAATTAATTGGGTCAAAAGAGGAAATTCTTCTCCTA
The genomic region above belongs to Streptobacillus moniliformis DSM 12112 and contains:
- a CDS encoding AAA family ATPase; translation: MKYFINDLKDIEIIKKEDISSYKLNYVLLYENYKVDLKFESMGIKNLFDLYDYIHSAYYGEIVLIDEIDLSIHDIYLNKLIEFLGKMGKGQFIFTVHNISLLDTLKKFKKSIFFINDNQEIINWVKRGNSSPRTQYKDGYIKDLPFNIDYFDYVSFFEFE